From one Ooceraea biroi isolate clonal line C1 chromosome 7, Obir_v5.4, whole genome shotgun sequence genomic stretch:
- the LOC105274686 gene encoding uncharacterized protein LOC105274686 — MCENVRKKTKHNFLEAWLRDDRYKFWICKVPSDDTLFHCIVCNKNFSCGSSHVSRHADSACHKKNSQKDIFSCNDDDDDEMSKVKAPRRKMFQPQWLEIDEFKSWLRKVPHDDTLCFCSICDKTISVGLSHIYRHAESKTHIKKSAMSGVEVNKSNEEHCNMQSEESILSFIEERKSAEIRFATLIAEKDIPYQTAKDILCLFKEIGKNPNVLKHMSIGKTKCKNIISNILCPVETERVVNNIQHTKYSIYINETSDDTNKKWMILLVRYVDLDTLDIRTQLVKVTDLDADCSVEKVFLAFKNEMENLNIPFANIVALSCNDAPVTTGKHVSLRKKLEKTYKHLQILTCPCYSTALVTHAACATIPAFCEEVFKKISAFIKKSSPKRSAVFQEFTECFQQSNHKILKLTETRWLSRQSCISRLLQYWDTIKHFLTETLINEKSTSGEYLLSIMQNVDTKAYFLFLNYILNFFNTFNAYFQVEETRIHLLQQKSFNLLVDISQHFLKPEILRLLPNVTFHLEDNQRPLEIFRLEENHRLDNISLGEECEEYLSHLIKTGHIDVVTTIRDNCLQFYIITAEEILKRLPITNKFLCKLKVFKPQTSLFDEDRKTSFNDVSFIAETLGDFDKPGLKEEWFQLSKDFTKKDKQRLSKMQFDEMWKNILLHQKSTNVFKYPNLTCLLNAVRSLPNSNADAEKVFSYLTDLKHKERNKLSSASINAMCVVKSALRTRKETALSIKIDEKHFSLMSSEKLYSTFNKKSKSSLYSADNNNIDNPDIAGPSICHDMQ; from the coding sequence ATGTGTGAAAACGTGAGAAAAAAAACCAAGCACAATTTTTTGGAAGCTTGGCTCCGTGATGATCGATACAAATTCTGGATATGTAAAGTTCCATCCGATGACACTCTTTTTCATTGCATtgtgtgcaataaaaatttttcatgcGGTTCATCACACGTTTCTAGACATGCGGATTCTGCGTGTCACAAAAAGAACAGCCAAAAGGATATATTCTCAtgcaatgatgatgatgatgatgaaatgTCAAAAGTCAAAGCACCGcgtagaaaaatgtttcaaccACAATGGTTGGAAATCGATGAATTTAAATCGTGGTTACGTAAAGTGCCACATGATGATACTCTCTGTTTCTGTTCGATTTGTGATAAAACTATTTCTGTTGGCTTGTCACACATCTATCGACACGCAGAATCCAAAacgcatataaaaaaatctgcaATGAGTGGCGTTGAAGTGAACAAATCAAACGAAGAACATTGCAATATGCAAAGTGAGGAATCGATTTTGTCGTTTATTGAGGAAAGAAAATCTGCGGAAATACGATTTGCCACATTAATAGCCGAAAAAGATATCCCTTATCAAACGGCAAAAGACATTCTCTgcttatttaaagaaataggAAAAAATCCTAATGTATTAAAACATATGAGCATAGGtaaaacaaaatgtaaaaacattatttctaaCATCTTGTGTCCAGTTGAAACGGAGCGcgtagtaaataatattcaacatacaaaatattcaatttatattaatgaaacgTCTGatgatacaaataaaaaatggatGATACTTCTCGTCCGCTATGTCGATTTGGATACGCTAGATATTCGTACACAACTAGTTAAAGTAACAGATCTCGATGCAGATTGTAGCGTAGAAAAAGTATTTCttgcatttaaaaatgaaatggaaaacttGAATATTCCATTCGCAAATATTGTTGCCCTATCATGCAATGATGCACCCGTAACGACAGGAAAGCATGTatctttaagaaaaaaattagagAAAACATATAAGCATTTACAAATACTTACATGCCCATGCTATTCTACCGCGTTGGTTACACATGCTGCATGCGCAACAATACCCGCATTTTGCGAAGaagtgtttaaaaaaatcagtGCATTTATTAAGAAGAGTAGTCCAAAACGTTCCGCGGTTTTTCAAGAATTTACAGAATGCTTCCAACAATCAaaccataaaattttaaaattaactgAGACAAGATGGCTTTCTCGACAGTCTTGCATTTCAAGACTTTTACAGTATTGGGATactataaaacattttctcactgaaacgttaataaatgaaaagtcGACATCTGGAGAATATCTGTTATCCATTATGCAAAATGTAGATACAAaagcatattttctttttttaaattatattttaaatttttttaatacatttaatgctTATTTTCAAGTTGAAGAAACACGAATTCATTTATTGCAACAGAAATCATTTAATTTGCTGGTTGACATATcccaacattttttaaaaccaGAAATTTTACGACTTTTGCCAAATGTTACATTTCATTTAGAGGATAATCAAAGGCCACTTGAGATTTTTCGATTAGAGGAAAATCATAGGCttgataatatttctttaggAGAGGAATGCGAAGAATATCTTtctcatttaataaaaacaggTCATATAGATGTAGTTACTACTATTCGAGATAAttgtttacaattttatataattactgctgaggaaattttaaaaagattaccgattacaaataaatttttatgtaaattaaaagtttttaagcCACAAACATCATTATTTGATGAAGATAGAAAAACATCATTTAATGATGTGAGTTTCATTGCTGAAACTCTTGGCGACTTCGACAAACCTGGTTTAAAGGAAGAATGGTTTCAGTTATCTAAAGATTTTACgaaaaaagataaacaaaGGCTGTCAAAAATGCAATTTGATGAAAtgtggaaaaatatattattacatcaaaAATCGACAAACGTTTTTAAGTATCCAAATTTAACATGTCTCTTAAATGCTGTAAGGTCACTGCCAAATTCAAATGCGGATGCAGAAAAAGTATTTTCATATCTTACTGATTTAaaacacaaagaaagaaacaaactTTCATCAGCCTCCATTAATGCTATGTGCGTAGTAAAATCAGCATTACGGACGAGAAAAGAAACAGcattaagtataaaaatagatGAGAAACACTTCTCTCTAATGTcatcagaaaaattatatagtaCCTTTAATAAAAAGTCCAAAAGTAGTTTGTATTCtgcagataataataatattgataatccTGACATTGCTGGTCCTTCCATTTGTCATGACATGCAATAA